A window of the Hevea brasiliensis isolate MT/VB/25A 57/8 chromosome 6, ASM3005281v1, whole genome shotgun sequence genome harbors these coding sequences:
- the LOC110663130 gene encoding uncharacterized protein LOC110663130, whose product MGFKKLGLFLFVIILFLIHVRPLHAQPSLNSSTATTGLQRLVLVNRKGGGGGGHGGGHSTGSEAHGGEAKGNGDEGHGATVVPLYAAGAMNRHQHHGSNEGSPKYTSSLYLVLAALVVGIL is encoded by the exons ATGGGTTTCAAGAAACTGGGTTTGTTCCTTTTCGTGATAATCTTGTTTCTGATTCATGTTCGTCCTCTGCATGCACAACCCTCGCTAAATTCCTCCACTGCTACTACTG GGCTCCAGCGGCTGGTCTTAGTAAACAGGAAGGGTGGAGGAGGTGGCGGCCATGGAGGTGGCCATTCAACTGGAAGCGAAGCGCATGGTGGAGAGGCTAAAGGTAATGGTGATGAGGGACATGGTGCAACTGTAGTCCCTCTTTATGCTGCTGGGGCTATGAACCGTCACCAGCACCATGGTTCTAATGAAGGCTCCCCGAAATATACTAGTTCCCTTTATTTGGTTCTTGCAGCTTTGGTTGTTGGTATTCTTTAG
- the LOC110663089 gene encoding uncharacterized protein LOC110663089, with product MGFKKLGLFLFVIILFPIHPLLNTYTAATGLQPLVSVKRKGGGGGGHGAGSEAHGGEARGNGDEGHGTTVVPLYAAGAMYHHQNHGSNEGSRKYAGSSYLVLAALVVCLLRGLFGRG from the exons ATGGGGTTCAAGAAACTGGGTTTGTTCCTTTTCGTGATAATCTTGTTTCCGATTCATCCCCTGCTAAATACCTACACTGCTGCTACTG GGCTCCAGCCGCTGGTCTCGGTAAAGAGGAAGGGTGGAGGCGGTGGTGGCCATGGAGCCGGAAGCGAAGCGCATGGTGGAGAGGCTAGAGGTAATGGTGATGAGGGACATGGTACAACTGTAGTCCCTTTGTACGCTGCTGGGGCTATGTACCATCACCAGAATCATGGTTCTAATGAAGGCTCCCGGAAATATGCTGGTTCCAGTTATTTGGTTCTAGCAGCCTTGGTTGTTTGTCTTCTCCGGGGTCTGTTTGGAAGGGGCTAG